AAGTGCGAGATCTCCTCTATCTGTGGCACAACCATCAGCCAATAACTGACCTTTTTCAACCTTATCACCAACCTGTACGGCCGGACGCTGGTTGATACAAAAATCTTGATTGGATCGCTTGAATTTGGTCAGATCGTAAATGTCTTCATCAGACAGCGAAATGGTTTCAACGCTGCGCCCCTTTCTGCGCTTAACGACAATTTTGTCGGCACTGACATACGTCACAACGCCAGCGTTTTTCGCGACGATCACAGCTTTTGAATCAACGGCTACTTTGCGCTCGAGACCCGTTCCAACACGCGGGGCATCCGTGATTAAGAGAGGTACACCTTGCCGCTGCATATTGGACCCCATCAACGCGCGGTTGGCCTCATCGTGCTCGAGAAAAGGAATGAGTCCGGCGGCGGCACTCACAAGCTGGAAAGGCGAAACATCCATATAATCAATCGCTTCGGGATCGACCACGGGAAAATCACCTCGCCGCCTCGCCTGCACGACATTATTTTGAAACTCGCCCTTGTCCCCAAGAGCTAGATTGGCCTGCGCAATGGTATGACGATCTTCTTCGTCAGCAGGCAAATATGCAATATCCCGCGTAACCTTGCCTTTTTTGACCTTTCGATAGGGCGTCTCGAGAAATCCGAAGGGATTGACCTTGGCATAAGTTGCCACAGACACAATCAGGCCGATATTTGGGCCTTCGGGCGTTTCGATGGGACAAATGCGGCCGTAGTGTGTGTGATGCACATCGCGCACCTCAAACCCCGCCCGGTCGCGCGTTAATCCCCCCGGCCCTAATGCCGACAAACGGCGTTTGTGGGTCAATTCGTCAAGCGGATTGATTTGCTGTAAAAACTGCGACAATTGGCTACTGCCAAAAAAAGCCTGAACCACAGTAGATACCGTCCGTGCGTTGACCAGATCGTGGGGCGTAAGTTGCTCGGAGTCGCGTAAACTCATGCGCTCCCTAATCGTGCGCGCCATGCGTGCTAAACCAATACTAAATTGCTTGGAAAGCAACTCGCCTACAGAGCGCACCCGCCGATTGCCCAGATGATCGATATCATCGGTAAACCCCTCCCCCATAGCCAGAGTGAGTAGATACCCAATGACTTTGATAAAGTCATCAATACACAGCATGGTGAAGTCAAGCGGAATATTATCGACCATATCCAGACGCTGGTTAATGCGATAGCGCCCGACAGTACCCAGATTATACCGCCTGGGACTGAAAAAATTTCGCTCGAGCAATCCGCGCGCAGTTTCAATATTCGGCGGGTCGCCAGGGCGCAGCAGGCTATAAATCCGCGAGAGCGCTTCTTCTTCATTGTCACACGGATCTTTGTCCAGCGTATTGGTAATAATCCCGCCATCATTTTCGGGATCGATATCCATCACTGTGACTTTGCCGATCCGATTTTCGTTAAGGGCTAAGAGATGCTCTTCTGTCAACGTGGTATATGCTTCGACAATCACTTCTCCCGTCTTTTTATTTACCACATCTTCGGTAACAATGTGATCGACGAGTTCTTCAGAAAATTTGACGCTGGTATCACCGTGAAAAATGCCCAGAATTTCCTCGGACTTGTCAAATCCCAACGCTCTCAACAAAGTCGTGACCGGCAATTTGCGTTTGCGGTCGATATGAACGTACATAATATCGTTGATATCGAGACTAAATTCGAGCCAGGCTCCGTTGTCGGGAATGATTCTGGCGGAAAATAAACGCTTGCCATTTGGATGAATAGCATCGTCAAAAAATACGCCAGGAGACCTGTGTAATTGGCTCACGATCACGCGTTCTGAACCGTTGATGACAAATGTGCCTTCATCGGTCATCAGCGGCAATTCGCCTAAGAACACCGTCTGCTCGACGATATCTTTAACGCGAAATTCGCCATTTCCCTGCTTTTCTCGAGAAATCAGACGAAGCGTTGAACGCAGAGGCACGGCATAAGTCGTACCGCGTTCGAGACATTCCTGTACATCGTATTTGGGAGTTCCAACGGAATAATCGACAAACTCTAAAGAATAGAGATTGTGGGCGTCTGTTATCGGGAAGATACCGTGGAAGACCGCCTGGAGGCCT
The nucleotide sequence above comes from Gemmatimonadota bacterium. Encoded proteins:
- the rpoB gene encoding DNA-directed RNA polymerase subunit beta — encoded protein: MADRGFIDRKSYGTLTSAIEMPNLLDIQLDSYDWFLQKDLPPGAREKQGLQAVFHGIFPITDAHNLYSLEFVDYSVGTPKYDVQECLERGTTYAVPLRSTLRLISREKQGNGEFRVKDIVEQTVFLGELPLMTDEGTFVINGSERVIVSQLHRSPGVFFDDAIHPNGKRLFSARIIPDNGAWLEFSLDINDIMYVHIDRKRKLPVTTLLRALGFDKSEEILGIFHGDTSVKFSEELVDHIVTEDVVNKKTGEVIVEAYTTLTEEHLLALNENRIGKVTVMDIDPENDGGIITNTLDKDPCDNEEEALSRIYSLLRPGDPPNIETARGLLERNFFSPRRYNLGTVGRYRINQRLDMVDNIPLDFTMLCIDDFIKVIGYLLTLAMGEGFTDDIDHLGNRRVRSVGELLSKQFSIGLARMARTIRERMSLRDSEQLTPHDLVNARTVSTVVQAFFGSSQLSQFLQQINPLDELTHKRRLSALGPGGLTRDRAGFEVRDVHHTHYGRICPIETPEGPNIGLIVSVATYAKVNPFGFLETPYRKVKKGKVTRDIAYLPADEEDRHTIAQANLALGDKGEFQNNVVQARRRGDFPVVDPEAIDYMDVSPFQLVSAAAGLIPFLEHDEANRALMGSNMQRQGVPLLITDAPRVGTGLERKVAVDSKAVIVAKNAGVVTYVSADKIVVKRRKGRSVETISLSDEDIYDLTKFKRSNQDFCINQRPAVQVGDKVEKGQLLADGCATDRGDLALGANVLVAFMSWHGYNFEDAIIVSERLIKKDIFTSISIEEFELQVRDTKRGTEEITREIPNVSEQAVRNLDEHGIIRVGAEVNQGDILVGKVTPKGETELSPEERLLRAIFGEKAGDVRDASLKAPPGMDGVVMDRKVFSRKERDEKTRNEDKEKTRVAQKRIADKIESLKQSRDQQVLALLKNRRVNTLRDEDGTVIVKAGTALNEKTLEKFALGTVTPDGDWCDSPATSQKVDRLVELADHLIQQAEEELERELEKIARGDELPPGIVQLVKVYVARKRKLMVGDKMAGRHGNKGVISIIVPEEDMPYLPDGTPIDLVLNPLGVPSRMNLGQILETHLGWAAHKLDLHFATPVFDGASMDDVQDMLQKAGLPENGKTLLYDGQTGEPFDKEVMVGIIYMLKLSHLVSDKIHARSIGPYSLVTQQPLGGKAQFGGQRFGEMEVWALEAYGAAHMLQEMLTVKSDDVAGRSKIYETIVKGENPPEPGVPESFNVLVKELQSLCLDVVLENAQID